The stretch of DNA CTTCGTTGCTAAGCCACCCCAAGGCGGCGCCCAGGCGATGGCTGCCATGCGAACCGAACTGATCGAAAAGGTGGTCGCTGCTGCTCGCGTGGATGCGGCGGGACTTCGATCGCTGGCGGATCGCAGTTTCGTGGTTCCGCGCGCCGACCTCTCCCAGGGTTCGCCCGCATTGGGGCGTGATGAGCAGGTGATCGTCATCGGCGCATCCACTGGCGGACCGAAGGCTCTGACCCACGTCTTCGGGGCACTGCCACACGGCTTCCGGCCGGCCATACTAGTGGTGCAACACATGCCACCCGGATTCCCCGAACTGCTCGCGGTCCGCCTCTCCGGGATCGGCTCTGTGCACGTGCGGATTGCAGCAGACGGAGATCGAGTGACTCCCGGAGAGGCCTTGCTTGCTCCAGGGGGATTCCACATGCGAGTCTCTGCCGATGGCTCGGTGGTGCTGACGGACGAACCGCCGGTACAGAGCGTTCGCCCCGCAGTGGACATCACGATGCAGAGTGCTGCCCAGGTCTTTGGAGATCGGGTCGTGGGAGTGGTGCTGACCGGTATGGGCCGCGACGGGACCGCGGGCCTGCAGGCAATCCAAGCCCAAGGCGGCTTCACCCTGGCCGAGGCGGAAGAAAGCTGCGTGGTTTTCGGGATGCCGAAGTCGGCCATCGAGGCGGCATGTGTGGACTGTGTCGTGCCGCTCGACAGCATCGTGCCGACCATTCTCCAGATGAATAGGAGCCTGCATCGCTGTGCTTGACAATGGGATGCGGTGGGAACGCTTCAAGCGAAAGGTCTGGGAGCACGCTGGTGTGGACCTCACTCAGTACCGGGCGTCGCAGATGGACCGCAGGCTGGCTTCGATGGCCGAGCGTGTGGGGGTCGAAGGGCCTGAGCAGTTCTGGCATTGGCTGACTGCCGAGGATGGCCGCATGCAAGCGTTCATTGACCGCCTATCGATCAACGTGTCCGAGCTGTTGCGGAACCCGGAGAAGTGGGACGAGCTCCAGCGAGCGGTCCTGCCAATCTTGCTCAACGACCGCTCTTGCTTGAAGGCTTGGAGCGCGGGCTGCTCATACGGGGCAGAGGCCTACAGCCTAGCCATGCAGCTTCAGGAGAGCGCGCCGTTGGGTTGGCATACCATCTTGGGCACAGACATAGACCAGGAGGCTCTAGACCGTGCTCGCGACCCGGAGTTCAGCGAGGCAGACATGCGGTTTGTCTCAGAGGCGCGGCGAGAGGCGTTTTTCGAGAAGCGGGGCGAAGGTTATGTCCCGAAACCCATCCTAAAACGCCGGGTCGAGTTCCGACGGCATGACCTTCTGCAGGACCCGTATGGAACCGACTACGACCTGATCCTGTGCCGGAACGTAGCGATCTACCTGAACGATGCAGCAAAGCAGCGACTCTACCGAGGATTCGTAGAGGCACTGCGTCCCGGCGGCGTGTTGTTCCTAGGTTCGACGGAGCGCATCTCGCGATGCCGTGACTTGGGGCTCGAGACCTATATGCCGTTCGTGTACCGAAAACCGAAGCGAGGCGAAGACAGATGGCTACGCGCATCCTGATTACCGACGACGCGCTGTTCATGCGGGTTACTCTGAAGAACATCCTGACAAAGGCAGGCTACGAAGTCATCGGGGAGGCCGCGAACGGCGTCGAGGCCGTCGAGATGTACGGGAAGCTGCATCCGGATATCGTGACCATGGACATCACGATGCCGGAGATGGATGGCATCACCGCGCTCAAGGAGATCAAGGCCCGCTATCCAGACGCGAAGGTGGTGATGTGCACGGCGATGGGGCAGCAGGCGATGGTAAAAGAGGCCATTACCTCGGGCGCCAAGGACTTCATCGTGAAGCCCTTCCAGCCGGAGCGCGTGGTCGAGGCGGTGCAGAAACTGGAGGCTGCATAGCGGCGATCTGCAGATGAAGGTAGACCACATCAACCCGTTCATAGCCGCCGCGGTCTCGGTTCTCCGGACCGTGCTGCGCGTGGAGCCGGAGCGAGGTTCGGTTTCTGCACGCCCTTGCATGTTCACGACCAAGCAATGCAACGTGCTTACCGGTATAGCAGGTGCCGTCGAGGGCCAGGTGATCTACGGGATGTCCCTCATCACCGCGGACCGCATCGCCACTCAGATGCTTGGCCGACCAGTGGTGACCTTCGACCAAATGGCGGCGAGCGCGGTGGCCGAACTGGGCAACATGATCACGGGAAACGCCGCCACCCTGCTTGCGGAAGCAGGCGTCCGGACAACGATCACTCCGCCCACCATCCTGCGTGGCACCAACGTGCGGGTGTCCACTCTGGATATCCCAGCCCTCGCCATCCCACTCACGCTGGGTGAGCTAGGCGAGTTCGAGTTGACGGTGAGCCTTCGGGAGTATGAGCCGTGAGGATCGAACCTACGACTCCTCCTCCGCAGCATCCCGGTGTGGAACCTGGGGTTCGAAAGTCTCCGCCGCGAGCGACAGAGGCATCCAAAATCTCGGCGATGCAAGTAGGTGCCTTTCGTAAGGCGCTGAAGGCACAGCAAGAACGGCTTCCTCAGCCGGCCCAAGAGCCGGAGCCCGACGGTGTACGGGGACGCCGATTGGACATCCGAGCCTAGACCGCGACCCCGCGACGGGTCCTCCTTCTGGTACCTTGCTCCCATGCTCATGCTGCATGATGCCGACATCTCGTCCGGGCCGCTGGTCGGCAAGCGGGTAGCGGTTATCGGGTACGGTTCACAGGGACGGGCGCAGGCGCTGTGCCTACGCGACTCGGGGGTTGACGTGCGTATCGGTGTGCGCCGAGGCCCGAGCTGGGAGCGCGCGGAGAGCGATGGGCTGCCGGTTGCCGAGATCGCTGATGCAGCAGGCGAAGCGCACGTCGTCGCCCTGCTTGTGCCGGACAGCGCACACCGGGAGGTTTTCTCCGTGGTACGGCCGTCGCTCGGACTAGGCAAGGCGCTGGTGTTCGCGCACGGTTTCAGCCTGCTGTACGGCGTGGTGCAGCCGCCCAGCGACGCGGACGTGGTGCTGGTGGCGCCGATGGGGGCCGGCCCCACGATGCGCGCGCTTTACGAACAGGGCGCGGGCGTTGCCGGGTTGGTGGCGGTGCACCAGGACGCCACCGGCTCGGCTCGTCAGCTTGCCCTCGCCTATGCGAAAATGCTCGGCTGCGGGCGAGTCGGCGTGATGGAGAGTACGGTGCGGGAGGAGGCGGAGACCGACCTGTTCGGCGAGCAGGCGGTGCTGTGCGGGGGGCTGACGGCGCTGATGCTCGCGGGCTTCGACACACTCGTGGAGGCAGGCTACCCCGAGGAGATCGCGTACTTCGAGTGCATCCATCAGGTGAAACTGCTCGCCGACCTGGTGCACGAGCACGGCATTGCAGGCATGAGGGAGCGCATCTCGGACACTGCGCTGTACGGCGACCTGACACGCGGCCCTCGAGTGGTGGGCGATGCGAGCCGTGCGGCAATGCGGGAGCTGCTCGATGAGATACGTAGCGGCGCCTTCGCGCGCGAGTGGCTGGCTGAGCAGGAGAGCGGCCAGACCAACCTGCAGAGATTGCGAGACCAGGCAGCTCAGCACCCCGCTGAAAAGGTCTCGCGCAGGCTTCGGCGTTAGCCGCCGAGTACAATTTCCCCCACCGTGCAACCTCTGCTAGAACGCCTGAAGGGCCCAGTGCTGCTCGCGGACGGGGCAATGGGCACCGTGCTCCAAGATATGGGCCTGCACCCGCCCTTCGACATGGCCTGCCTCACGCACCCGGACTGGGTGGTGGAGGTGCACCGGAAGTACCTGGAAGCCGGCGCGGAACTGATCGAGACCATCACCTACAGCTCCAACCGAGTGAAGCTGCAGCCCTTCGATCTCGAAGACCGCGTAGGTGAACTGAACAGGCAAGCGGTGCGACTGGCTCGGGCAGCAGCTGGACGAGACGCGTACGTGCTGGCGGGGGTCGGCCCGGTCGGCAGACCGCTCGCTCCCGTCGGCTCGATTCCGGATGACGTGGCCGAAGCAGCTTTTCGCGAGCAGATCGAGGCGCTGCTGGAAGAGGACCCCGACGGCCTGCTGCTCGAGACTTTCTATGACATGCACGAGTTCCGGATCGCCGTGCGCGTCGCGCGCGAACTGACGGACAAGCCGCTTGTCGCCAGCAAGACGTTCATCGAGGATGGGGACACTCTGGCGGCCGGGCTGCCGGAGCGGGTCGCAGCACAGATCGCCTCGTGGGGCGTGGACGTGGTTGGTGCCAACTGTACGATCGGGCCGCAGCGAATGCTGGACGTCGTGCGGCAGATGGCTGGAGCCACGGACCTGCCCATCTGCGTGATGCCGACACCAGGCCTACCACAGCTCGTGCGTGGACGCATTATGTACGACACCACGCCCGAGTACTTCGCCACATACTGCGCCCGCCTGGCAGAGGCGGGGGCGAGCATCGTGGGCGGGTGCTGCGGCGTGACTCCGGAACACATCCGCGCGGTCGGCGCGCTGGTGAAAGGGCGACTGCCGGGCCGCCGACCGGGTGTGGCTTTGGCGCGGGAACGCGAGGAAGCGAAGCCCCTGCCCAAGGCGGAGAGATCGCAGTTCGGACGAGACCTGGGCAAACGGTTTTTGGTGGCGGTGGAGCTGGACCTGCCACGCGGCCTGGATATGAGCAAGGTGCTGCACGGCGCCCGCGCTCTGAAGGAAAAGGGCGCCGACGTGATTGATATCTCGGACGGCGCGCGGGCGCGGCTGCGCATGAACCCGGTTGCCGTGTCCCGCCTGATCCAGGAGCAATGCGGTATCGAGGTGATGATGCACTTCTCGTGCCGTGACAGAAACCTGCTCGCCATTCAGGCTGACCTTCTCGGCGCGCACGCGCTCGGCATTCGAAACATCCTGGCGGTAACGGGGGACCCCGCGCAGATAGGCGATTACCCGACGGCTACAAGCGTATTCGATCTGGACGCCATCGGCCTGGTGCGCGTGTTGCGACGTATGAACGAAGGGGTGGACATGGCCGGCAACAGCATCGGCGTGCTGACCAACTTTACCATCGCTGTCGCCTTCGATCCCCTGGCGCGCGACATGGCTTTGGAGGAAGACCGGCTCCATCGCAAGGCGGATGCTGGGGCGCATGCGGCATACACGCAACCGCTCTTCGACGTCGTGGCGGCAGAGCGGGCAGTGGAAACGTGTACGAGGGCAGGTCTACCTGTGCTGATAGGTGTGTTACCACTACGAAGCTCGCGCCACGCCGAGTTCATGCATAACGAGGTGCCGGGCATCCACATTCCGGAGTGGATTCGGAAGCAGCTCGAAGATGCGGACGAGGCGGAAGCCGGCGAGATCGGCATTGCGCTCGCCCGAGACTTCGTGGCCCAGGTGCAGGGCATGGCGCAAGGGGTCTACCTGATGCCACCATTCGGCAACTACACCGTAGCGGCCGCCGTCATGGAAGCGCTGGGGCTGAGATGACCACGCTGGAGTGGGCCGAGAAACTGCTCGCGGAGGGCCTGGAGTTCTGCCTAGGCGTGGTAGTGGCCAAATCCGGTTCGGCGCCGCAGCAGCCGGGGGCGAAGGGACTGTTCCTGGCCGACGGAAGGGTGATAGGTACGCTGGGCGGCGGGTGCTTGGAGGCCGAGTGTCGGCGACTGGCTCTCGACGCGATGCGGAGCGGGAAGCATGTGTACCGCGAGTTCTCTATGGACGACGACTTCGGCTGGGACGATGGGTTGATATGTGGTGGCAGGGTACAGGTTCTCTTGCTACCTCGACCTGAGACCTTCGCGAGTGCCCTGCGTGCTGCCAATCAGGCACGTGCCGAGGGCAAAGTCGGCGTGTTAGTCTACGAGCTGACAGGAACGCGAGGTGGTAGCGTGGAATGGGACCCTACGACTGCCAGTGATTCGGGACGCCGTGCACTGCATGCTCGCAGAGAAGTGTTGGCGGACGAGGGAGGAAGGCGGGTGTTCGTGGAACCCGTCGTGCCTCCTGACCGGCTAATCGTCTTTGGCGCAGGACACATCGGAGCCATGATCTGTGAATGGGCGGCGAAGTGCGACTTTCAGGTTACCGTGGTGGATGATCGGCCCACGTTTGCCCATCGCGAGCGACTGCCTTCTGCGCACGATATTGTCGTGGAGCTTCCCGAAGTGGCTGCGAGCAGTCTGCCAATAGATGAACACACCTACCTGTGCATCGTCACACGTGGTCATAGGAACGATGCGTCCGTGCTACGCGCGGTGATACACTCTCCTGCGGCTTACATCGGCATGATAGGTAGCCGGCGCAAGGTTGCGGTGATGCGCCGGGAATTCGTTGCGCAAGGCGTGTGCAGCGAAGACATTTTCGACCGGGTTCGTTCGCCGATGGGATTGCCCATCGGGGCAGAGACGGTGACTGAGATTGCGATCTCGATCCTGGCCGAGCTTCTTCAGACTCGCGCCTCGCTCCGCGGTCCGCTTCTGGCCCGCTGCGGGCCGAAGCCGCTGAGCACCGCCACCTAGGACAACTGCCCCGCTGCCTACAACACTCGCAGAGGTATAGGGGCTCGCAGGCCGTGCTGCTGGTACGTAGGGATACCGCCACGCCGTCCGTGTCGAAGCAACCGTCATGCTGAGCCTGTCGAAGCATGGCATCACCCATCACACCTTCCCGCACCCGGATACTACGCTCGCTGCATCCATCGTCATGCTTCGACAGGCTCAGCATGACGATGGATAGGGCGAAACCATAGCTTCATTCGTCGTTCCCGTGAACGCGCGACGCAAGACACGCGCTCAGCATCATGGTAGTTCCTCTCATGCCTCCATCCGCCCTCGGATGGAGGCTGCGCACGGCCCGACAGTCGGCGAGACTTCTCATGCCTTCGTCCGCCCTCGGATGGAGGCTGCGCTTCAAACGGCAGAGCAGTCGGTGGAGACTGGCTGCTGGAGCTGTTAGGGTGAGTGGTTGGGGTGCCCCCGTGTGGGTGGGAGGCGGGCATCCAACCAGGCGGCGACGGCAGCGGCCACCTCGGCCGCGCGTTTGCTCAGGAGCGGACCCACGTGGCTCATCCCAGCGTACTCGTGAACGTCCGCGCCCATCGCTTCGGCAACCCGACGACTCACTTCCGGCGGTATCGTATCGTCCTCGCGACCGATCACCACTAACACGGGGCATGTGGGCTTTGCCACATCTACTCCATCTCGTAGCTCACGTATCACCTTGCCAGATTCGTCGCGCCACAGTTTCCATGCCTTCTGAATGGTAGCCTCGTCGCTGTCGGGCATGGCGGCACGTGTGTCCTCGATGGGGCCGCCGGCCCAGCGTATGATATCGGGAACTCCTCGTGCAGGCTTCTCCCTGCCGGGTATGCCCTTCGGGGCCGAGCTGTTCACCAGCACCACGGCAGCGGGCAGTATCTTCTCGGCAGCTTTGAGTGCGATCATGCCGCCCATGCTCGCACCAACTAGCACCACACGCTCGTGCTTGCGGCACAGCTCGATCACCTGAGCCACGTAGTCATCCAGCGTGGTCTCGGCAAGCCCCTTCTCGTTGGGTAGTAGGTCGGGCGCGGTTACGTTCCACCCGGCCTTTTCGAAGACCGGCTTCCAAAGGTCGTACTCCCATCCCCCACCACCTGCACCGTGGATCATGACCACGGTAGGCTTGGGTAGGAGTGCCATCCCAGCAGCAATCATCAACCCCATCATCATGTACCCATGCTACCCTGTCGGAAAGCAGATTGCGGCTATCGCTCCGCTGTGGTCCGAAAGCGCGGGAAGCCGGCACCATGCTACAGCTTCGGCATCGTCCAAGGTCGGGTAGTCGGGCGGCGGAGGTGCTTGGCAGCATCTTTGTCTCCGACGATCTCTTCCTTCGCACCGTCCCAAACGATCTTGCGCTTCGTCCAGAGCGAGATGTTCGCCAGGTGGCACGCACTCGTTGACCGATGGCAGATCTCGACGTCACTACGAGGCTTGTTCCGCGACTTGATGCAGTCCAGAAAGTCGCGCACGTGGGGTTCGTTTTGCGGGGAGCCCCCGTACTGTGCGGCCTCGATTCGCTTGCCTTCGGGGATGATCGCCCATCCACCACGGTCTATAAAGATGGTCCCCTCGGTACCGTGCAACTGCATGCCGTAGCCATGCCCATCGCGGCCGTAACCGTTAGCATCCTGCTGCGTCCATGTCAGCGTAAAGCCGGGGTAGTCAAAGACGGCTACCATCGTGTCTGGGGTCTCGCGATTGTCCGTCAGCACATACTTGCCGCCACTCGCGCTAACTGCCAGTGGGTAGTCCGCCCCGGTCGCCCAGTGGATGATGTCGATCAGGTGGGTGCCCCAGTCGGTCATCTTGCCGCCCGAGTAGTCCCAGAACCATCGGAAGTTGTAGATGCAGCGGTTCTTGTTGTATGGATGCCGCTTGGCTGGTCCCTGCCACATCTCCCAATCGAGATCCGCCGGAGCGGGCTCGTCGGGTGGGTTGCCGATGCCGTTGGGTGTTAGGTTGCCGACGATCCACACCTGTGCGGAGCTCACCTTGCCGATGGCTCCCCGTTGCACGGCTAGCACCGCATTCTGGAAGTGCGTTCCGCTTCGCTGCTGTGTGCCGGTCTGCACCACTCGTCTATACTTGCGGGCGGCCTTCACGAAATCCCGGCCTTGAGCGACATCAATCGAAAGGGGCTTCTCGCAATACACGTCTTTGCCAGCCATGCATGCCATCACTCCGATCATGCAGTGCCAGTGATCGGGTGTCGCCACGATAACCGCGTCAATGTCCTTCCGATCCAGCACCCGGCGGAAGTCGCTGTAAGTGGGCACGTCTGGCCCTGTCATCTTCACTGCTTCGGCTAGACTTGGCTTGTACACGTCGCACAACGCACCGATCTGCACGTCCGAGTTCTGCATGAAGAATCGCATGTCCGCCCGGCCCATGCCCCCGGTGCCGATCACGCCTACTACCACCTTGTCGTTCGGCCCTACGCGCTTCGTCATCACCGAGGCTTCGGTCTCGGTTGCACCGAGTCTAAGACCGGCCAGCCCCACCCCGGCGGCTAGGGCAGCTCGAGTGCTCTTCTCCAGAAACTCTCTTCGGTTCAGTTCATCGCTCATCTTGGTGACATCCTTTCCCTTGGACCGGCCGCGGCTACCTGCTGCGTGCCGGGTACATGTGCCAGTGTGTCGTACTGGAAGTCGGCGGGGCTGAAGTCCACTCGCTGCCGCTTCTCCATCGCTGTGTTTGCTCCCAGGATGGCAACGCAGGTACGCAACCCCTCGACGTGGTCGCAAAGGGGGCGCTCGTTTCGCAGAACGGTCTTCAGGAAGAAGTCATTTAGCTCGGACTGATAGTCGTCAACGGTGGACTTCTGAAGGCTGCTCTCACCGTGCTTCTCGCCCTCCACGCGCTTCTTGGTGGCCGATGCGTCCAGCACGATGGCCTCCTTGCCTTCTACCTGTTCCTTTTGTGCGAGGCTCGCCCACGCGGGAGCCTCCGCTGCGGGCTCCTTGAACAGCAGCCCCTTGTCCACTGTGATTTCCAGGGTGCCCTTGTCACCCATGAAGTGCTCGCCGTATCCGTCGAACTGGTTCGTCGTGATGCTGGTGTACACTACTTTCAGGCCGTTCGGGTACTCGTACACCACAGAAACGTTGTCGAACACCTCGCGTCCGTCTTTCCAATAGTCTATGCCGCCGAAGCCTGTCACAGCAATCGGATTGCTATCGGTAAACCAGTTGACCAGGTGGATCTGATGCGAACCGAGCTCCGCCATCAATCCGCCGGAGTACTCGTCATAGAGGCGCCAGTTGAGCAGCCGCTCGTACTCGGGTGGCACGTTGCGGCGCCAGCTACCGTTCCGATGCCATCTTGCGCGGATCTGCGTGACGGTGCCAAGCACCTTCTTCTTCGCCACCATGTCGTAGGCATGCTGATACAGCTCGCTTGCGCGGCGCTGGTGGCCGATCTGAAGCCACTTGCGCGTTCGGTCCACCGCTCTGGCCATGGCTTTGGCCTGTTCAGGTCGGCGTGCCATCGTCTTCTCGCAGAAAACGTGCTTGCCCGCTTCCAGTGCCGCAATGGCCATCGGGGCGTGAAGATACAGGGGTGTCGCGATGAGCACCGCCTGGATGGACTTGTCGTCCAGCATCTCGCGATAATCCTTGTAGCCTTTGGCTGTGCCACCGCACACCTGCAGCGCCTTGTTCAGGTGCGGCTCATAGATGTCGCAGATGCCCGCAAACCGCACACCAGGCACGCGAAGACACTTTCCGAGCAGCATTTGGCCTTGCGCTCCCGTACCGATAAAGCCAGCGACAATGGGTTCGGGTTCCTTCTGCAACTTCAGGTGGGCGAAGCTCATGGTGCCCAGCGACGCTGCGGAGATCGCGAGGAATTCACGACGAGTGAATGAGCTGTTCATAGGATCACATCCAATCCGTCCGGCTGCACTGTCGGTCAGCGGCTACATTCGGGGGCCACGCAGCCTAAATCGGGAACTCTTTCTCCGTCCGGGCCAGGGCTCCCTGTCTGTCTGTGCTAAGTTGTACCAGGAGTGTGCGCCCAGGCTCCCGCCAAGCCAGAAAAACCTGCACGTCTTTGGCTCGCTCCAAGTAGCGGGGCAGCCAATCCGGCACACTTGCGGGGGCGACCGACACCGCGACCGCCGTGGACAGAGCCTCGGCTTCGAGGGCGGTCGGAGCGACTACGGTCGCCGTGATGGGCGAAGTACTCGGCTCCGCTGTTCTCGGGTCAATCAGGTGGGACCGCCTCACGCCGCCAACAACGATACTCTGTTGGGAAGGCCCGCTCGTTGAGAGACCTTCGTCCCGTAGATGAAGACGAGTGAGTTCCCGCCGTTCATCCTCCGGATCATTGAGCCTTACACCCCACCCCTCGGTCCGACCGTAGCCGTACGCACTGCTGCCCCCCGCCGAGGCGAAAGCGGATGGGATGAGGCGCGAACGCAGCAGCTCGGCCATGCGGTCGAGCGCGTAGCCCTTCCCCAGCGCGGCGAAGTTGATCTCCACGCCGGACCGGTCAAAGCCCACCAGGCGCTGCTCGGCATCTATGCTGACCCGCTGAAACCCACTTGCCGCGCGCGCAGCCTCGATGGTCCCGGGTGGCGGCTCCCCCAGGTCGCCTGAGAAAAACCCCCATGCCTTCGACAGCGGCCCCACCGTGATGTCGAGTGCCCCGTCGGTCAGTATCCACATGTCGCGTGCGTACAAGATAAGGTCTAGCAACTCAGGGCTGACGAGGACGGGCATGTGCCCCGCCCGCGCGTTGAGGTCGCTCACCTCGCTCTTGGGCTTGTAGTGGCTGAGCATAGCGTCGAGCCGGTCGAGCATCTCCCACGCCTCCACCGAGGCGTCAATCATCGCCTGCTCCTCCGCCCCGCCGAGCACGAGGTGGAAATCACAGCCCATTTTGTTGCTGCGGAAGGAGAGATCCATAGGGCGATCATGGCACGGTAGGGCTGTCGGCAGGATTGGTCTGCCAACGCGTACAACCCAAGAGCATGGCATTTCGCGCAGGCAACGCGTTTCGTGACGTACAGGTGCTTACCAAAGAGATCGGTCCCCGGTTCGCAGGAACCGAAGGCGAGAAGCGTGGCGCCGAGTATCTTGCCGAAGCCTTCCGTCGTGGGGGCTTGGAACCCGTGCTCGAGCCCTTCCCGATCCTCTCCCGTCGCATCATCCATCAGAAGCTGGAGGTGGACGGGCTCGGACAGTTCCCCTGCATCGGCAACCTCGGCTCGCCCGCAGGCCTAAACACCGGCGTGGGTGAACTGACCTTTGGCGAGACGGGCCAGGAGTGCGACATCGGCAAGGACCTGGCCGACAAAGTGCTGCTGATCTTCGGCGAGCTGGGCTTACAACAATATCGGGCGCAGATGTCGCGCAAGCCGGCGGCTATGGTGGTCGTCGAATCGCAACTTCATCTACACCCTAGGCGCCACTACGTCCGGCCCGAGGTCGTACAGCGGTACGGAAGCGTGCCGATGGTCCGTGTGGACTTCGAGACCGGCCGCCGCCTTATGGAGGCACGAGGCAGGCGAGCAAAGGTCACCGTGGAGGCGCAATCGGAGGAGGCGCAAGCGTATAACGTTCGTGCGGACATCGAAGGATCCGAGCGAGCCGATGAGATCATCGTCGTCTGCGGTCACTACGACAGCGTTCACGAAGGTCCGGGCACGCTGGACAACGCCGCAGGTGCGGCGATGGTAGTCGAGGTCGCGCGGCACGTGAAGGAGAGCGGGACGGCTCGCTCGATGCGGTTCTATGCCTTCAGCGGTGAAGAGCAAGGGCTGTACGGCAGCATCCACACGGTGCGCGAGCTGCGCAAGGCAGACAAAGAGGCTAAGAAGGACAAGGAGTTCGTGAACCGAGGCGGACAGACCGAGTGGGATATGCATCGTCTCTGCGTGAACCTGGACCTACAGGGATCACTGCTTGCCAACTCCGCCGCCTGGTACACCGGGCCTGCAGACCTCGGTGCATCCATTCGGCTGATGGCCGCGGAGACCGGGCCGTACCACGTAGTGCATGACGACGTGTACAGCTCGGACAACGCACCCTATTCGGACGGCGGGGTCCCGGCGTTGTCGTTCGCGCGGACGGGACCGCTGCTGTATTACGGCCACACCGATGAGGATCGCTTCGAGCACTGCGAAGAAGAGGGCCTCCAGATCGCAGGAGACTTCATAAGCCGATGGCTCGACAGGTATGTTACGCGGGCG from Fimbriimonadia bacterium encodes:
- a CDS encoding chemotaxis response regulator protein-glutamate methylesterase produces the protein MPIRVLVVDASAFMRRLITNFLQSDPAIRVAGEAADGREALEVIPRLQPDVITLDVAMPELDGIETLRRIMSSRPRPVVMLSSQTMEGAAPIIRALELGAVDFVAKPPQGGAQAMAAMRTELIEKVVAAARVDAAGLRSLADRSFVVPRADLSQGSPALGRDEQVIVIGASTGGPKALTHVFGALPHGFRPAILVVQHMPPGFPELLAVRLSGIGSVHVRIAADGDRVTPGEALLAPGGFHMRVSADGSVVLTDEPPVQSVRPAVDITMQSAAQVFGDRVVGVVLTGMGRDGTAGLQAIQAQGGFTLAEAEESCVVFGMPKSAIEAACVDCVVPLDSIVPTILQMNRSLHRCA
- a CDS encoding protein-glutamate O-methyltransferase CheR; translation: MLDNGMRWERFKRKVWEHAGVDLTQYRASQMDRRLASMAERVGVEGPEQFWHWLTAEDGRMQAFIDRLSINVSELLRNPEKWDELQRAVLPILLNDRSCLKAWSAGCSYGAEAYSLAMQLQESAPLGWHTILGTDIDQEALDRARDPEFSEADMRFVSEARREAFFEKRGEGYVPKPILKRRVEFRRHDLLQDPYGTDYDLILCRNVAIYLNDAAKQRLYRGFVEALRPGGVLFLGSTERISRCRDLGLETYMPFVYRKPKRGEDRWLRAS
- a CDS encoding response regulator produces the protein MATRILITDDALFMRVTLKNILTKAGYEVIGEAANGVEAVEMYGKLHPDIVTMDITMPEMDGITALKEIKARYPDAKVVMCTAMGQQAMVKEAITSGAKDFIVKPFQPERVVEAVQKLEAA
- a CDS encoding chemotaxis protein CheX translates to MKVDHINPFIAAAVSVLRTVLRVEPERGSVSARPCMFTTKQCNVLTGIAGAVEGQVIYGMSLITADRIATQMLGRPVVTFDQMAASAVAELGNMITGNAATLLAEAGVRTTITPPTILRGTNVRVSTLDIPALAIPLTLGELGEFELTVSLREYEP
- the ilvC gene encoding ketol-acid reductoisomerase; the encoded protein is MLMLHDADISSGPLVGKRVAVIGYGSQGRAQALCLRDSGVDVRIGVRRGPSWERAESDGLPVAEIADAAGEAHVVALLVPDSAHREVFSVVRPSLGLGKALVFAHGFSLLYGVVQPPSDADVVLVAPMGAGPTMRALYEQGAGVAGLVAVHQDATGSARQLALAYAKMLGCGRVGVMESTVREEAETDLFGEQAVLCGGLTALMLAGFDTLVEAGYPEEIAYFECIHQVKLLADLVHEHGIAGMRERISDTALYGDLTRGPRVVGDASRAAMRELLDEIRSGAFAREWLAEQESGQTNLQRLRDQAAQHPAEKVSRRLRR
- a CDS encoding bifunctional homocysteine S-methyltransferase/methylenetetrahydrofolate reductase; translation: MQPLLERLKGPVLLADGAMGTVLQDMGLHPPFDMACLTHPDWVVEVHRKYLEAGAELIETITYSSNRVKLQPFDLEDRVGELNRQAVRLARAAAGRDAYVLAGVGPVGRPLAPVGSIPDDVAEAAFREQIEALLEEDPDGLLLETFYDMHEFRIAVRVARELTDKPLVASKTFIEDGDTLAAGLPERVAAQIASWGVDVVGANCTIGPQRMLDVVRQMAGATDLPICVMPTPGLPQLVRGRIMYDTTPEYFATYCARLAEAGASIVGGCCGVTPEHIRAVGALVKGRLPGRRPGVALAREREEAKPLPKAERSQFGRDLGKRFLVAVELDLPRGLDMSKVLHGARALKEKGADVIDISDGARARLRMNPVAVSRLIQEQCGIEVMMHFSCRDRNLLAIQADLLGAHALGIRNILAVTGDPAQIGDYPTATSVFDLDAIGLVRVLRRMNEGVDMAGNSIGVLTNFTIAVAFDPLARDMALEEDRLHRKADAGAHAAYTQPLFDVVAAERAVETCTRAGLPVLIGVLPLRSSRHAEFMHNEVPGIHIPEWIRKQLEDADEAEAGEIGIALARDFVAQVQGMAQGVYLMPPFGNYTVAAAVMEALGLR
- a CDS encoding XdhC family protein encodes the protein MTTLEWAEKLLAEGLEFCLGVVVAKSGSAPQQPGAKGLFLADGRVIGTLGGGCLEAECRRLALDAMRSGKHVYREFSMDDDFGWDDGLICGGRVQVLLLPRPETFASALRAANQARAEGKVGVLVYELTGTRGGSVEWDPTTASDSGRRALHARREVLADEGGRRVFVEPVVPPDRLIVFGAGHIGAMICEWAAKCDFQVTVVDDRPTFAHRERLPSAHDIVVELPEVAASSLPIDEHTYLCIVTRGHRNDASVLRAVIHSPAAYIGMIGSRRKVAVMRREFVAQGVCSEDIFDRVRSPMGLPIGAETVTEIAISILAELLQTRASLRGPLLARCGPKPLSTAT
- a CDS encoding alpha/beta fold hydrolase, with product MMMGLMIAAGMALLPKPTVVMIHGAGGGGWEYDLWKPVFEKAGWNVTAPDLLPNEKGLAETTLDDYVAQVIELCRKHERVVLVGASMGGMIALKAAEKILPAAVVLVNSSAPKGIPGREKPARGVPDIIRWAGGPIEDTRAAMPDSDEATIQKAWKLWRDESGKVIRELRDGVDVAKPTCPVLVVIGREDDTIPPEVSRRVAEAMGADVHEYAGMSHVGPLLSKRAAEVAAAVAAWLDARLPPTRGHPNHSP